One region of Carya illinoinensis cultivar Pawnee chromosome 8, C.illinoinensisPawnee_v1, whole genome shotgun sequence genomic DNA includes:
- the LOC122318968 gene encoding gibberellin receptor GID1B-like — MAGSNEVNLNESKRIVPLNTWVLISNFKLAYNLLRRADGTFNRELAEFLDRKVVANSNPVDGVFSFDHVDRATGLLNRIYRPAPENEAKWGIIELEKPLSTTEIVPVIIFFHGGSFAHSSVSSAIYDTFCRRLVKICKAVVVSVNYRRSPEHRYPCAYDDGWAALTWVKSRTWLQSGKDSKVHVYLAGDSSGGNIVHHVAMKAAEEEVEVLGNILLHPLFGGEKRTESEKRLDGKYFTRIQERDWYWRAYLPEGEDRDHPACNPFGPRGKSLVGVKFPKSLVVVAGLDLVQDWQLAYVEGLNKSGQAVKLLYLEQATIGFYFFPNNDHFNCLKEEMSSFVNTDC, encoded by the coding sequence aggATTGTGCCACTTAATACATGGGTTCTAATCTCAAATTTCAAGCTAGCTTACAATCTCCTTCGCCGAGCTGATGGAACATTCAACCGTGAGTTGGCAGAGTTTCTTGACCGGAAAGTCGTTGCCAATTCAAATCCAGTTGATGGAGTTTTCTCCTTTGATCATGTTGATAGAGCCACAGGCCTTCTTAACCGGATTTACAGACCTGCCCCAGAAAATGAGGCTAAATGGGGCATTATAGAGCTTGAAAAGCCCTTGAGCACTACCGAAATTGTCCCGGTCATAATTTTCTTCCATGGTGGAAGCTTCGCCCATTCTTCAGTCAGCAGTGCTATTTATGACACCTTTTGTCGACGCCTTGTGAAAATCTGCAAGGCTGTTGTGGTTTCTGTAAATTACCGCCGATCACCTGAACACAGATACCCTTGCGCGTATGATGATGGCTGGGCTGCTCTTACCTGGGTTAAATCGAGAACATGGCTTCAGAGTGGGAAGGATTCCAAGGTTCATGTATATTTGGCAGGAGATAGTTCTGGTGGTAATATTGTTCACCATGTAGCAATGAAGGCAGCTGAGGAAGAAGTTGAAGTATTAGGAAACATCCTTCTTCATCCACTGTTTGGTGGGGAAAAGAGAACTGAATCAGAAAAGAGATTGGATGGTAAGTACTTCACGAGGATTCAAGAACGCGATTGGTATTGGAGAGCTTATCTTCCTGAAGGCGAAGATAGAGACCATCCGGCATGTAACCCATTTGGCCCCAGGGGCAAAAGCCTTGTAGGAGTCAAGTTTCCTAAAAGTCTTGTGGTGGTTGCTGGATTGGATCTTGTCCAAGATTGGCAATTGGCTTATGTCGAAGGGCTCAATAAATCCGGCCAAGCtgtgaaactcctttatttagaGCAGGCCACCATTGGGTTCTACTTCTTTCCAAATAATGACCATTTCAACTGTCTCAAGGAGGAGATGAGCAGCTTCGTGAATACTGATTGTTAA